A window from Dehalococcoidia bacterium encodes these proteins:
- a CDS encoding DUF1828 domain-containing protein, translating into MEKRRLEEMLCTSLCRAVRVNEVEPGLWVIDTPFAFPDGDHFVVAVQQKGEGWVFTDHGHTLFHLADLEFTIDTPARQERFGAILRGAGAEEQNGEIRLATYDLGKGLLRYLQLLQQVVDLLYLRREEVRRIFHEDVARVLAKILPSDRVVKNYTVEVDQEGAYTVDFKIEREGAPIFAFAIANNEHCDRAAVKLYWYERQGISFIPLGIFENEGAVDKRSLRRFAEVCPHRLFSLNEHQLLKILLEEFKVVP; encoded by the coding sequence ATGGAGAAGCGCCGATTAGAAGAGATGCTGTGCACGAGCCTCTGCCGGGCTGTCCGTGTAAACGAAGTGGAACCCGGTCTCTGGGTCATTGACACGCCTTTCGCTTTCCCCGACGGCGACCATTTCGTCGTCGCCGTTCAGCAAAAGGGTGAAGGTTGGGTGTTCACCGACCACGGGCACACTCTCTTCCACCTGGCCGATTTGGAGTTCACGATTGATACGCCGGCCCGCCAGGAGCGTTTTGGGGCCATTTTGCGGGGGGCTGGCGCCGAAGAGCAGAACGGAGAAATCCGCCTTGCCACCTACGACCTGGGCAAGGGCCTCCTGCGCTACCTCCAACTGCTCCAGCAGGTGGTGGATCTCCTGTATCTACGCCGAGAGGAGGTGCGGCGCATCTTCCACGAGGATGTAGCCCGTGTTCTCGCCAAAATCCTTCCCTCCGATCGTGTGGTCAAAAACTATACAGTGGAAGTCGATCAGGAAGGTGCGTACACTGTGGACTTCAAGATAGAGCGGGAAGGAGCCCCTATCTTCGCCTTTGCCATCGCCAACAACGAGCACTGCGACCGGGCGGCGGTGAAACTGTACTGGTACGAACGGCAGGGCATTTCCTTCATCCCCCTCGGCATCTTTGAGAACGAAGGGGCGGTGGATAAACGCTCTCTACGCCGATTCGCCGAGGTGTGTCCCCATCGTCTCTTTTCCCTCAACGAACACCAATTGCTTAAGATCCTGCTAGAGGAGTTCAAAGTTGTCCCTTAG